In Zingiber officinale cultivar Zhangliang chromosome 11B, Zo_v1.1, whole genome shotgun sequence, a single window of DNA contains:
- the LOC122035160 gene encoding galactan beta-1,4-galactosyltransferase GALS1-like: MKANARKDGNGGAGNGGASPPLTLLPCFELKAFFATLVVLTLVMAVWQLHPYELLLDSRSAVCPLTATAAAVRLHKSVLSLGIDSSPNLTAFTNPAPKSKLSDLPPRAPAKDPNKRVFQAYGSAAALFVLMGAYRGGPATFAAVGLASKPTHVYGTPWFKCEWVPNANASAASPPHPVRAKAYKMLPDWGYGRVYTVVVVNCTFPFNPNADNVGGKLLLHAYYSVKSRRYEKVLALEESPGSFDEARFRPPFKYEYLYCGSSLYGNLSATRIREWMAYHAHFFGPSSHFVFHDAGGVGPEVRAVLQPWVAAGRATVQDIRGQAEYDGYYYNQFLVVNDCLHRYRHAANWTFFFDVDEYIYLPDGTSLDAVLRNLSHYTQFTIEQNPMSSKLCVLDHGKNYSQEWGIEKLVFRNSITGIRRDRKYAIQARNAYATGVHMSENVIGKTTHKTEDMIRYYHYHNSINELGEPCREFVPMPPPGNVTWFEKIPYIYDDNMKRLANTIKNFEKQTIGAIQK, encoded by the exons ATGAAAGCCAACGCGAGGAAGGATGGCAATGGAGGAGCGGGAAACGGTGGTGCTTCGCCGCCGCTTACTCTCCTCCCCTGCTTCGAACTGAAAGCCTTCTTCGCCACTCTCGTCGTCCTCACCCTCGTCATGGCCGTGTGGCAGCTGCATCCCTACGAGTTGCTTCTTGACTCCCGCTCCGCCGTTTGCCCTCTTaccgccaccgccgccgccgtCCGTCTCCACAAATCGGTGCTCTCCTTAGGCATCGATTCCTCTCCCAACCTCACCGCCTTCACGAATCCGGCACCAAAATCGAAACTTTCCGATCTGCCTCCGAGAGCTCCGGCGAAGGACCCCAACAAGCGCGTTTTCCAGGCATACGGAAGCGCCGCGGCGCTTTTCGTCCTCATGGGGGCCTACCGCGGCGGCCCCGCCACCTTCGCCGCCGTCGGCCTGGCCTCCAAGCCTACTCACGTCTACGGCACCCCCTGGTTCAAATGCGAGTGGGTGCCCAACGCAAACGCCTCCGCCGCCTCCCCTCCGCATCCCGTCCGCGCGAAGGCCTACAAAATGCTCCCCGATTGGGGGTACGGCCGCGTCTACACTGTCGTCGTCGTCAACTGCACCTTCCCCTTCAACCCGAACGCCGACAACGTGGGCGGGAAGCTCCTCCTCCACGCCTACTACTCCGTCAAGTCCCGGCGGTACGAAAAGGTACTGGCTTTGGAGGAATCGCCGGGCTCCTTCGATGAGGCACGCTTCCGGCCGCCGTTTAAGTACGAGTATCTCTACTGCGGCTCCTCCCTCTACGGCAACCTGAGCGCCACCCGCATCAGGGAGTGGATGGCCTACCACGCCCACTTCTTCGGCCCCAGCTCCCACTTCGTCTTCCACGACGCCGGCGGCGTTGGGCCGGAGGTGCGTGCGGTGCTGCAACCGTGGGTAGCGGCGGGCCGAGCGACTGTTCAGGATATCCGGGGACAGGCGGAATACGACGGCTACTACTATAACCAGTTCCTAGTAGTGAACGATTGCTTGCACCGGTACCGGCACGCCGCCAATTGGACCTTCTTCTTCGACGTGGATGAGTACATCTACCTTCCGGATGGGACGTCGCTCGACGCTGTGCTGCGCAACCTCTCCCACTACACTCAGTTCACCATTGAGCAGAATCCAATGTCGAGCAAGCTCTGTGTGCTCGACCATGGCAAAAACTACTCCCA GGAGTGGGGCATCGAGAAGCTAGTCTTCCGGAACTCAATCACCGGCATAAGGAGAGACCGGAAATACGCAATTCAGGCAAGGAATGCATATGCCACTGGTGTCCACATGTCTGAAAATGTCATTGGCAAGACGACCCACAAGACAGAGGATATGATCCGGTACTACCACTACCACAATTCCATCAACGAGCTAGGTGAACCTTGCCGGGAATTTGTTCCGATGCCACCTCCTGGGAACGTGACATGGTTCGAGAAGATCCCCTATATTTACGACGACAACATGAAGCGTCTCGCAAACACAATCAAGAACTTTGAGAAGCAAACCATTGGTGCCATTCAGAAATAG